In Antechinus flavipes isolate AdamAnt ecotype Samford, QLD, Australia chromosome 6, AdamAnt_v2, whole genome shotgun sequence, the sequence CTGGTGACCGTCCCCGGGAACCTGGCCTGGCTCTCGGATTCTGGGCCCTTCTGGCCACCAGGGACAGGTCCCCATTGCTGCCGAGTTCTTGCCCGAGGTTTGAGCTCCATTCGGCCGCCGGAGGAGCGGGGGAAGCACAGAGGGAGGCCATGTTGGAGGCGGGCGCCCTGCTCAAAAATAAGCAGGCCTGGCTTGGGGGGCTTGAGGCCTTCCTGCTGCTTAGAGCAAGGGGAGCCTGGGTCCCCAGAACTGGCCCGGCCTGCACTTCTTTCTCACGGAGGTAGATGGCTTTCGGGGCCCCCGTTTTTGTTTCACCGAGAGAGCGTGAGTGTGTGCAGGTGGATTTAATTAAAATTGGCACCAGCTAAATATAGGAGCAGCTTCTTCCAACCAGACCAGGGCTCTGCTTGTCAGGGAATGCCAGGAGCGGCGAGGCACGAGGAGAGAAAAGCCGGGGGCTTCCCATCCTGGGGGGCTCTTTTCCACCCCCTGCCCCCGGCCGGTGGTCACTTAGTCAGAGTCATATGTGGGAGGGAGCTGGGAGCCTTTGGGGCTCTGCTCTGGCTCTCCTCCCTCACCCTGAcccttctctccatcctctctccccttccctctccaccTCCTTCACAcccacacactcactctctctctctccctctatctctccctctctttccctttctccccgccccccccccattGGAACCCCGTACAGCTGCCCGCATTGGGTTGGGCTGCGTCCGAGAGGGGACGGGGTGGCCCTCATTCCTCTGGTAAAGGCAGGTTTTGCCCGCTTTTCTGCCATCCAGCTTTGGGCCCCAGTGCCGAGTGGCAGATACTGCCTGTCTTTTGTTCCTTGTTGTTTTttgagttgggggggggggggggcagggtgGAGCAGAAGGTCACAAGCGGAGTCAGGGTGACCCTCGGCATTTTATTTTCCAGCTGTTCCGGGAAGTAAGAATAATGAAGGTTTTGAATCATCCCAACATAGGTGAGAGCAGGCTCGAGGCCTGTCTCCTCCCCAGCGGTCCCGTTCTCCGAAAGTTcgtctttggggggggggcggggaggctGGGCTTGGGGAGAGCGCGCTTTGCTCGCAGCCCCGTGAGTGGCTGCAGGGAGAGGTCACTGACTTCACTTGACAGACAAGGGGACGGAGCCACAGACCTGTAAATGCTCCCTCAGGAGCTCCGGGACTCCCCAGTCGTGGGGTCTGCCTCCCAGTCAGGACAGAGGCCGGGGGGCGCTGGGGAGAGGGCTGGACCCCCCTTCTGCTGGCCCGTCTACCTCGGGAGCTTGTGGCAAAGGCCCTTTGTCAGCCTTGAAAGCACCTTGTGAATGTGAGGGGCCCTGAGGGGGGGGGGGCTTTCCGGGGTGTCGGCCACACGAGGGCCTGGCTGTGCGGATGCGGCTCTTGGAGGCCCACGGCCCGCGCTGTCCCTTTCTTGCAGTTAAATTATTTGAAGTGATTGAGACGGAGAAGACCCTTTATCTTGTGATGGAGTACGCCAGCGGAGGTGAGTGAGTCCGCCCCGTCCCTCGTGCCCTCCGCCCGCCCGAGCCCCCGAGCTCTCCCATGACCTTTCTTGCCCCTGTCCCCTCCAGGAGAGGTGTTTGATTACCTGGTGGCTCATGGGAGGATGAAGGAAAAAGAGGCTCGAGCAAAGTTCCGACAGGTGGGTCCCCGGCCCCTTGGTGCAGGCTTGGTCGTGGGGCGCTGCCCCCCCTTCCCACTTGCAGGCCCTCCGCGCCCCCGCCCTCACCCTCTCTCCCCTTGCAGATCGTGTCGGCCGTCCAGTACTGTCACCAGAAGTTCATCGTGCACAGAGACCTGAAGGTGAGTGTCCCCGGCGGGGCCGGGCCCGTCCCTCTGGCTCCCTGGGAGGCGACCGGGAGACTCGGCCCCTTGGCAGCGGAGAGGGCGCCCCCGTGTGCCAGGCTCTGCCCTTCCCTGGCCCTCCCGGTCACTTGGGGAAAGGCCCCCTGGGGACCCCTCCCCCCCCGCCCCTCTGGGCTGCCCGaggcctctccctccctcccaggcaGAAAACCTGCTCCTGGACGCCGACATGAACATTAAGATCGCCGACTTCGGCTTCAGTAACGAGTTCACCTTTGGCACCAAGCTGGACACGTTCTGCGGCAGCCCCCCCTACGCGGCCCCCGAGCTCTTCCAGGGCAAGAAGTACGACGGGCCCGAGGTGGACGTCTGGAGCCTCGGGGTCATCCTCTACACGCTGGTCAGCGGCTCCCTGCCTTTTGACGGCCAGAACCTCAAGGTGGGGCAAGGTGCAGGCACGAACCATCCCTGTGGTCCTTCCTCCTCGGGCCTCGGGCAGCCCGGGGCCCCCCAGGAGCCGCCCCGCTTCCTCCGTCCCTTCCCAAGGAGTGTGGGGGCTGGGGAGGGGCCTGCCGGGGAGGAGGGGGCGCCTTCTGCATCAGTGCCAGGGAAGGGCTGAAGGCCCTGAGCCCCAGCTTCCCTTGTAGGAGCTTCGGGAGCGGGTGCTGCGGGGGAAGTACCGGATCCCGTTCTACATGTCCACGGACTGCGAGAACCTGCTCAAGAAGTTCCTCATTCTCAACCCCAGCAAGAGGGGCACGTTGGAGGTGAGGGGGCGCCGCGAGGGCCACcacagggtggggggagggcaagggccacggggggggggggggcacgaGAGCCACTGCCATTGTGTGCTCTCACCCCTACCCTTGTTTCCCGCTTTTATCCTCAGCAAATCATGAAAGACCGATGGATGAATGTGGGGCACGAGGAGGACGAGCTGAAGCCATATGTGGAGCCGCTGCCAGATTACAAGGACCCTCGGCGGACAGGTGAGGGCCCTCGGGAAGGGGCGGGCTCGGGGGAGGGGGGACGGGCAGCCACGGGGCCGGGGACCTCACGGGCCGCTGCTGTTTGTGCTGCCCCCAGAGCTGATGGTCTCCATGGGGTACACGCGGGAGGAGATCCAGGACTCCCTGGTGGGCCAGAAGTACAACGAGGTCATGGCCACCTACCTGCTCCTGGGCTACAAGAGCTCGGAGGTGAGTGGGCCCGGACCCCCAAGGAGCAGCCGGGCAGCTCCTGCCCTTCCCCCTCACCGTACAGACACGCACGCGCCCCTGATGGAGCCCCTCCTGGCCCGGCTGCTTTGCTCCGTCCCGGGGATCCCGGGAGGCGGCTCCCCCGCGGCCCCTCTGGTCACGTGCCCGCCCCCCGCCCCGGGCGCTCTGCTTGGCTTACAGCTGGAGGGTGAGACGATCACGCTGAAGCCGCGGCCGTCGGCAGAACTGACCAACAGCAGCGCCCCCTCCCCGTCCCACAAGGTACAGCGCAGCGTCTCTGCCAACCCCAAGCAGCGGCGCTTCAGCGATCAGGGTGAGTGCTCGGAGGCGcccggggcgggggcggggggccCTCTCTACACCCTCCTCACCCCCTGCCCCTGCTCTGCCCCCAGCTGGTCCTGCCATCCCCACCTCCAACTCCTACTCGAAGAAGACACAGAGTAACAACGCTGAGAACAAGCGGCCCGAGGAGGAGCGAGAGTCCGGGCGGAAGGCCAGCAGCACCGCCAAGGTGCCCGCCAGCCCCCTGCCCGGCCTCGAGCGGAAGAAGACCACCCCCAGCCCCTCCACGGTGAGCCCCCTCCCCCGTCCCCCTCCTGCTCCTCCCGCCCGTGCCAGGGCCCCAGCGCTCACCCCTCCCCCCTGTGCCCCACAGAACAGCGTGCTCTCCACCAGCACCAACAGGAGCCGGAACTCCCCGCTACTGGAGCGGGCCAGCCTGGGGCAGAGCTCCGTCCAGAACGGCAAGGACAGGTGAGCGCGCCCGGGCCCTTCCCCCTCAGCCTCTGCTTTCTCGCCCTCGCTCCTCATCCCCGAGGCTTTGGCTGCCCGCTCTCCCCGGAGGGGTCTGGAGCCCGGAGGCCGGGGTGGCCGTCTGGGGGAAGGACCCTTGGCTTGGGGATTTGGCTTTGATGGGCTGCCTGGGGCGACCTGAGTCCCTTTGGTTCCCTTTAGTCGAGGGCACCTCACCAGGGAGGTCCAGGTGCTCCAGCTGCGCGCATCCCATGGGGGGTCCCGCAAGGGTGCTGCTCCTCCGCCCGCCGTCCTCAGCCTTCGCGCTCCTCCTTTGACCCCCAACCCCGGCTCGTGCCCCTCTGCTGCCCCCGTGCCCTCTGCCATCCCTTTGCTCTCCTTGCTCTGCTCTGAGCCGGGCCTtgggccgccgccgccgctcccCCTAACCAACCTTGCGCATCTCGGCCGCTTTTTGTCTCCTAGCCTAACCATGCCGGGCTCCCGGGCCTCCACGGCCTCTGCCTCCGCCGCTGTCTCTGCGGCCCGGCCCCGCCAGCACCAGAAGTCCATGTCGGCCTCCGTGCACCCCAACAAGGCCTCGGGGCTGCCCCCGACAGACAATAACTGTGAGGTGCCCAGGCCCAGGCAAGTGCGCTGGGGCTGCTCCTCCTGGGGCGGGAGCTAGAGGGGCTCAGCCCCCCTCGCAGGTGAAGCCGGGGGTCAGAGGAGGGATTGGGGCAGCCTCCCCCCCACCCTGAGCCCCTCGGGCTTCAGCTCAGCAGGTGCTCCGGCCGCCCGTGCCCGCGACCCCCCCTCCCGAGCCCCGGCTGCTCCCTCTTCCTCCCCGTTGCCCTCGGTTTTTCCCCTTTGCGATGGCTGCTTCTGTGCCGCGGGTCTTGCGGAAGGGGTCCCGGCACGAGGGCCCCCGACCCTGACCCTCCTCGTCTCCCTGCAGTACCGCTCCCCAGAGGGTCCCCGTGGCCTCCCCTTCCGCCCACAACATCAGCAGCAGCGGGGGAGCCCCCGAACGGACCAACTTCCCCCGCGGGGTGTCGAGCAGAAGCACCTTCCACGCCGGGCAGCTGCGCCAGGTGCGGGATCAGCAGAACCTGCCCTACGGGGTCACCCCTGCCTCCCCTTCTGGCCACAGCCAGGGCCGAAGGGGCGCCTCCGGCAACCTCTTCAGCAAGTTCACTTCCAAGTTTGTTCGCAGGTGAGCGGGGGCCGGGGCTGCCACGCTGCAGGGGCGGAGGGCCTGGGGGTACCCTatgtctcccccctccccccgctccccaacccccttctccctctcacACGCTCCTCAGTCCCAGCCCAAAGCAGATGGCCAAGGCCGCCTCCTCCCCAGGAGTGTGAACTGGGATGCTAAAATAAAAGCCCCCTCTTCTCTCCTGAGTTCCCATGGAAACTTGTCTCCCGGTGACGCAGCTGCAGAATGGAGGCGAAGGCGCCGGGGCCGGAGAGCTGGGCCTTCTGGCCTCTGGGCTCAGCTGGTTTGGAGACTTCCTTTCCCAGAGCCACGCGGGGCCCGGGCGGTCCTGccgctcccctccctccctgcagcGGGCGCCCCCGGGGCGGGCGGCCTGGCCCCGGGCACCTCGCCTCGCTGAGTGGCTTTCCCTAGCCGAGCAGGCACCTGGTTCACAAGGGCCTCCTCCCTTCCCGCTTATCCACACACCGtcttgttgttggtttttttattttatttctttttttattttgtcttttttgttttgttttgttttgtttttttttagaaatctgTCTTTCAGGTTTGCCAGAAGGTAGGCGTTGAGCCCGCTGTGTGTGTCTGTGCCCTGTCCTGTCTCTGTCACTAAGCCCCCTGTCCCGGCTCCTCCCCTCTGCCGCCCGCTAACGGAGTCTGTGTGGCCTCTGGCTCCCAGCAGACATCTTAAAGGGGGGCCGCCCCCCCCCGGCACCGCACCCGGCGGACCTTGGGGAGAAGGAGGCCCGAGAAGGCTCCTGGGGGGCCGTCGGGCCGGGCCTCgcagccctccccctccccctcttctggAGGGTTAAGGACGGCGTGACCCCACAGGGGGCCCGGGAGGGAGGTGGGTggagctgtgtgacctttggctCGGGCCCATTCAGGGAATGTCACAGGAAGGTTCGGCGGTGGCCCCGGGGCCTGGAAGTGACCCCGACTTCCCAGGAGCTGGGAAAGGCACCGGGGCAGGGCGCTTTGCCCAACCCATACATCTGCTGGGTACCCACGTGGGCAGGCTTCTGGGGAGAGGGGCTTGGGCAGAGGGCCTGCCTCCCCTTTAAGATTGTCTTGCCCTCACTGTCCCAGGCTCTGGGGCCCAGGTGGCTGCTTCCTCTCCCCCCAACCCTGTGTGCATGCGAGGGGCCGGGGGCTTTCCCCATTCATCTCGGAGCTGCCCCCCCCCAGCTCCCTGGTTTCCCAGAAGGGGCAGAGCCCCAGCTCCCCCTGCCCTCTTTGTGGTGACTCTGGGACAGGGGCTGGGCCGGGTGCTCGGCCTGCTCAGAGGGAGAGGTTGGGGGTGTCAGCAGCGCCCCCTCCTGTTCGGCAGGTCTCATCACAGGGGGCAGCCCCAGCCCGCCTCCACCTTGGCAGCTCCTCAGGGCCCCCCAAACACCAGGGAAGGGCAGAGCCCCAAGGGATCGGCCACAGGGCTGGAAGGGGCAAAGCCTGAGTTTAtggcccctcccccctccctgggCATGGACCGTTATCCTTGGCCCAGCCCCTGAGAGGAGGGGGAACCCTAAGATCTCAGGAGGTCAAGGGGCTTCCTCGGAAGCTGGCTCACCCTGGTGCGGGCcctggggaggagaggaggggctTTCGCTCCCTGTGTGAGGACCCCTTCCCTCAGGCCTCCCCTGCCCAAGACCCCTGTTCTCTGCCCTCCCCCCTCTGGGTGTGTTTGCGTGCtgtttgtgtgtgtctttgtgttcCCCCACgtgcctcctcccctccccccgcagAGAAGCCGCTCAGCGGGGCCAGAACCCCGAGGCTGTGGGCACCCCGGGGAGGGCTCAGCAGCGCGCGGCCCAGGGGCCCCAGGCTGCCCGGCGGGGAGGGAGGATTCTCGGGGAGCCTCCCGCTCCCCTCTCCCATCTCTGCCGGCCGACACTCAGGGCCCTTCACGCAGATCCTCAGACACCCCCGGCGTCGGCGGGCAGACGGACCCGGGTGTCTGCTAGATTGGGGAGCCCGGGTGGGAGTGAGCAGCGTCGGGCCGGCTCCCCTCCTTGGGGCGGGGGCCCCGGCATGCTGGGCCCGGTCCCACCAAACGGTGGcgcctcccccttctctccccccaccttggGTCTGGCAGCGGCGGAAGGAGACCCCGAACTAAACTCTCCCTCGCTCTGTTTTTTGAGGAACCCGAATGAGCCCGAAAGCAAAGACCGAGTGGAAACCCTCAGGTGAGAGAGAGCCAGCTGTGAGCCCCCAGCCGGTCAGAGGGCGCAGCCCCTCCCGACGCCCGACCTCCTCCTGCTCTCCTCCTGCCGCCACTTggtgcccctcccccccacctgcAGCCCCCTCGGCCCAGGCCCTAGAACCGGAGGCTCCCCGACCCATCTCGTGGGCCTCGGCGCGCTCTCGGGAGccgcccctcctccccccccgcCCGCCGCGCTCCCCAGGCCGGCCCGCAGgtctcccctccccgccccctccccgagCAGGCGCCCGGGCCTAACGCCCCGCTCTCGCCCGCAGACCTCACCTGGTGGGCGGCGGGGGCAGCGACAAGGACAAGGACGAGAACCGGGAGGCGAAGCCGCGCTCCCTGCGCTTCACCTGGAGCATGAAGACCACCAGCTCCATGGAGCCCAACGAGATGATGCGGGAGATCCGGAAGGTGCTGGACGCTAACAACTGCCAGTGCGAGCTGCAGGAGAAGTTCATGCTGCTGTGCATGCACGGGACGCCGGGCCACGAGACCTTCGTGCAGTGGGAGATGGAGGTCTGCAAGCTGCCCCGGCTCTCCCTCAACGGCGTGCGCTTCAAGCGCATCTCGGGCACCTCCATGGCCTTTAAGAACATCGCCTCCAAGATTGCCAACGAGCTCAAGCTTTAACAGGCTGCCGGGGGGCCGCGCCAGCCACCGCGGCGCCCCCACCCCAGGACCAGCGCGGGCGCCGGCGCGCCCCCTCCCTTCTCGGTGTGTTTCTCCGCGTCTGGGGGGGAGGGAGCGTCGCTCCCCCCACCCCATGACCCCCCGACGTGAAACGAGGAATGTAGGGGGTCGTGGGGGCGGGGAACCCCAGGTACTGCGGTTGCACAGAGTATTTCGCCGAAaccaagaatttttttattaccaaaaaaaaaaaaaaatgcaccggACACCTCCCCGCCCTTCTCCTGGGGTGGCTGAGACTGGATCCATGGCCTTTCCTCGCCTGGGAATCGCTCACGGCCGGACGACCCTCTTCCCAGAGAGAGGAGGGGGCGCGCCCCCACGCTCCAGCCCCGGCCACGCGGGGGCTGCCCTGCCTTGcatcttctcctaaataaaccacCAGGGGTTGCCTTCCTAGACTCAGGCCCCTAGCATTGAGTGCCCATAGTCAGGACTGGGGGCGGGGGGGGCTGTTGGTGCTTGGGCAAGGGAAGAGATGGTTCTGGGccgaggagggggaggggggtctACTTTTGGTGCCATTTCCTCCTgttcacccccccaccccccctttgCTGGGCATTTACTTTCCACAAGCTgctgttggggggaggggggcagcctTTCTCCCCCATACCCTCCTCCCCGAGATGCGGGGCGTGGGGGCCGCCAAGCCGGGAGGAGAGGACGGCGCCGGGCAGTGAGTCCTCTCGGACCCTGCTGCCGCTCCCCCTCCGCCCCCCAGGGACGGGACCCGCTCTTTCCTGGAGAGGCTCTCGCCCGCAagcaccccctccccccatctctccgTTGGCATTAATTTGGGCACCGGCTAGGTTTGGAGCGGTGGggtctctcttcctgtctctggcTCCCTCCTCTGCTTTGTGCCCCCATTGCCCCGGGGAAACGGGCAGAAGGGGGCACGGGGCGGGTGGGGGAGCGAGAGTTCACGCGCCCTTCCCCAGCCCGGAGGCGCCAAGGGGACCAGGGGCGTCAGCTGGTGGTGGCCGTTGCGA encodes:
- the MARK2 gene encoding serine/threonine-protein kinase MARK2 isoform X2; protein product: MSSARTPLPTLNERDTEQQPALGHLDAKPSSKANMLRGRNSATSADEQPHIGNYRLLKTIGKGNFAKVKLARHVLTGKEVAVKIIDKTQLNSSSLQKLFREVRIMKVLNHPNIVKLFEVIETEKTLYLVMEYASGGEVFDYLVAHGRMKEKEARAKFRQIVSAVQYCHQKFIVHRDLKAENLLLDADMNIKIADFGFSNEFTFGTKLDTFCGSPPYAAPELFQGKKYDGPEVDVWSLGVILYTLVSGSLPFDGQNLKELRERVLRGKYRIPFYMSTDCENLLKKFLILNPSKRGTLEQIMKDRWMNVGHEEDELKPYVEPLPDYKDPRRTELMVSMGYTREEIQDSLVGQKYNEVMATYLLLGYKSSELEGETITLKPRPSAELTNSSAPSPSHKVQRSVSANPKQRRFSDQAGPAIPTSNSYSKKTQSNNAENKRPEEERESGRKASSTAKVPASPLPGLERKKTTPSPSTNSVLSTSTNRSRNSPLLERASLGQSSVQNGKDSLTMPGSRASTASASAAVSAARPRQHQKSMSASVHPNKASGLPPTDNNCEVPRPSTAPQRVPVASPSAHNISSSGGAPERTNFPRGVSSRSTFHAGQLRQVRDQQNLPYGVTPASPSGHSQGRRGASGNLFSKFTSKFVRRNPNEPESKDRVETLRPHLVGGGGSDKDKDENREAKPRSLRFTWSMKTTSSMEPNEMMREIRKVLDANNCQCELQEKFMLLCMHGTPGHETFVQWEMEVCKLPRLSLNGVRFKRISGTSMAFKNIASKIANELKL
- the MARK2 gene encoding serine/threonine-protein kinase MARK2 isoform X1, with protein sequence MSSARTPLPTLNERDTEQQPALGHLDAKPSSKANMLRGRNSATSADEQPHIGNYRLLKTIGKGNFAKVKLARHVLTGKEVAVKIIDKTQLNSSSLQKLFREVRIMKVLNHPNIVKLFEVIETEKTLYLVMEYASGGEVFDYLVAHGRMKEKEARAKFRQIVSAVQYCHQKFIVHRDLKAENLLLDADMNIKIADFGFSNEFTFGTKLDTFCGSPPYAAPELFQGKKYDGPEVDVWSLGVILYTLVSGSLPFDGQNLKELRERVLRGKYRIPFYMSTDCENLLKKFLILNPSKRGTLEQIMKDRWMNVGHEEDELKPYVEPLPDYKDPRRTELMVSMGYTREEIQDSLVGQKYNEVMATYLLLGYKSSELEGETITLKPRPSAELTNSSAPSPSHKVQRSVSANPKQRRFSDQAGPAIPTSNSYSKKTQSNNAENKRPEEERESGRKASSTAKVPASPLPGLERKKTTPSPSTNSVLSTSTNRSRNSPLLERASLGQSSVQNGKDSLTMPGSRASTASASAAVSAARPRQHQKSMSASVHPNKASGLPPTDNNCEVPRPSTAPQRVPVASPSAHNISSSGGAPERTNFPRGVSSRSTFHAGQLRQVRDQQNLPYGVTPASPSGHSQGRRGASGNLFSKFTSKFVRRNLSFRFARRNPNEPESKDRVETLRPHLVGGGGSDKDKDENREAKPRSLRFTWSMKTTSSMEPNEMMREIRKVLDANNCQCELQEKFMLLCMHGTPGHETFVQWEMEVCKLPRLSLNGVRFKRISGTSMAFKNIASKIANELKL
- the MARK2 gene encoding serine/threonine-protein kinase MARK2 isoform X3 produces the protein MLRGRNSATSADEQPHIGNYRLLKTIGKGNFAKVKLARHVLTGKEVAVKIIDKTQLNSSSLQKLFREVRIMKVLNHPNIVKLFEVIETEKTLYLVMEYASGGEVFDYLVAHGRMKEKEARAKFRQIVSAVQYCHQKFIVHRDLKAENLLLDADMNIKIADFGFSNEFTFGTKLDTFCGSPPYAAPELFQGKKYDGPEVDVWSLGVILYTLVSGSLPFDGQNLKELRERVLRGKYRIPFYMSTDCENLLKKFLILNPSKRGTLEQIMKDRWMNVGHEEDELKPYVEPLPDYKDPRRTELMVSMGYTREEIQDSLVGQKYNEVMATYLLLGYKSSELEGETITLKPRPSAELTNSSAPSPSHKVQRSVSANPKQRRFSDQAGPAIPTSNSYSKKTQSNNAENKRPEEERESGRKASSTAKVPASPLPGLERKKTTPSPSTNSVLSTSTNRSRNSPLLERASLGQSSVQNGKDSLTMPGSRASTASASAAVSAARPRQHQKSMSASVHPNKASGLPPTDNNCEVPRPSTAPQRVPVASPSAHNISSSGGAPERTNFPRGVSSRSTFHAGQLRQVRDQQNLPYGVTPASPSGHSQGRRGASGNLFSKFTSKFVRRNLSFRFARRNPNEPESKDRVETLRPHLVGGGGSDKDKDENREAKPRSLRFTWSMKTTSSMEPNEMMREIRKVLDANNCQCELQEKFMLLCMHGTPGHETFVQWEMEVCKLPRLSLNGVRFKRISGTSMAFKNIASKIANELKL
- the MARK2 gene encoding serine/threonine-protein kinase MARK2 isoform X4, with translation MSSARTPLPTLNERDTEQQPALGHLDAKPSSKANMLRGRNSATSADEQPHIGNYRLLKTIGKGNFAKVKLARHVLTGKEVAVKIIDKTQLNSSSLQKLFREVRIMKVLNHPNIVKLFEVIETEKTLYLVMEYASGGEVFDYLVAHGRMKEKEARAKFRQIVSAVQYCHQKFIVHRDLKAENLLLDADMNIKIADFGFSNEFTFGTKLDTFCGSPPYAAPELFQGKKYDGPEVDVWSLGVILYTLVSGSLPFDGQNLKELRERVLRGKYRIPFYMSTDCENLLKKFLILNPSKRGTLEQIMKDRWMNVGHEEDELKPYVEPLPDYKDPRRTELMVSMGYTREEIQDSLVGQKYNEVMATYLLLGYKSSELEGETITLKPRPSAELTNSSAPSPSHKVQRSVSANPKQRRFSDQAGPAIPTSNSYSKKTQSNNAENKRPEEERESGRKASSTAKVPASPLPGLERKKTTPSPSTNSVLSTSTNRSRNSPLLERASLGQSSVQNGKDSTAPQRVPVASPSAHNISSSGGAPERTNFPRGVSSRSTFHAGQLRQVRDQQNLPYGVTPASPSGHSQGRRGASGNLFSKFTSKFVRRNLSFRFARRNPNEPESKDRVETLRPHLVGGGGSDKDKDENREAKPRSLRFTWSMKTTSSMEPNEMMREIRKVLDANNCQCELQEKFMLLCMHGTPGHETFVQWEMEVCKLPRLSLNGVRFKRISGTSMAFKNIASKIANELKL
- the MARK2 gene encoding serine/threonine-protein kinase MARK2 isoform X5 gives rise to the protein MSSARTPLPTLNERDTEQQPALGHLDAKPSSKANMLRGRNSATSADEQPHIGNYRLLKTIGKGNFAKVKLARHVLTGKEVAVKIIDKTQLNSSSLQKLFREVRIMKVLNHPNIVKLFEVIETEKTLYLVMEYASGGEVFDYLVAHGRMKEKEARAKFRQIVSAVQYCHQKFIVHRDLKAENLLLDADMNIKIADFGFSNEFTFGTKLDTFCGSPPYAAPELFQGKKYDGPEVDVWSLGVILYTLVSGSLPFDGQNLKELRERVLRGKYRIPFYMSTDCENLLKKFLILNPSKRGTLEQIMKDRWMNVGHEEDELKPYVEPLPDYKDPRRTELMVSMGYTREEIQDSLVGQKYNEVMATYLLLGYKSSELEGETITLKPRPSAELTNSSAPSPSHKVQRSVSANPKQRRFSDQAGPAIPTSNSYSKKTQSNNAENKRPEEERESGRKASSTAKVPASPLPGLERKKTTPSPSTNSVLSTSTNRSRNSPLLERASLGQSSVQNGKDSTAPQRVPVASPSAHNISSSGGAPERTNFPRGVSSRSTFHAGQLRQVRDQQNLPYGVTPASPSGHSQGRRGASGNLFSKFTSKFVRRNPNEPESKDRVETLRPHLVGGGGSDKDKDENREAKPRSLRFTWSMKTTSSMEPNEMMREIRKVLDANNCQCELQEKFMLLCMHGTPGHETFVQWEMEVCKLPRLSLNGVRFKRISGTSMAFKNIASKIANELKL